The Impatiens glandulifera chromosome 8, dImpGla2.1, whole genome shotgun sequence genome includes a window with the following:
- the LOC124912355 gene encoding non-specific lipid-transfer protein 1-like, translated as MARSGSMKKMNVACVVLMMIMIMSNIAPQAHAIGCSDVLSYLRPCISYLTGGGAGAVPTNCCDGVSSLNNAAKTTSDRQDACVCLKSLAGNFPPKSVAAAAAIPGKCHVNVPYKIDPKTDCTKVV; from the exons atgGCTAGGTCAGGATCAATGAAAAAGATGAATGTTGCTTGTGTGGTTCTAATGATGATAATGATCATGAGTAATATTGCACCCCAAGCCCATGCAATAGGATGTTCTGATGTCCTTTCTTACTTGAGGCCTTGCATTTCCTATTTGACTGGAGGCGGCGCCGGCGCCGTACCGACCAACTGCTGCGATGGAGTCAGCTCACTTAATAATGCAGCAAAAACCACTTCCGACCGCCAGGATGCCTGCGTATGCTTGAAATCCCTCGCCGGAAATTTTCCTCCTAAATCTGTTGCCGCCGCCGCCGCAATTCCTGGAAAATGCCATGTCAATGTTCCCTACAAGATTGACCCCAAAACTGACTGCACCAA GGTGGTGTAA
- the LOC124912274 gene encoding non-specific lipid-transfer protein 1-like isoform X1 has translation MASSGSMKKMNVACAVLMMIMMMSNIAPQAHAVACPAVFSYLRPCITYLTGGGAGAVPTNCCTGVRSLNDAAKTTPDRQTACVCLKSLSGSLPAQSVAAAAGIPGKCRVPVPYKIDPRTDCSKYLSPLSLSLSQY, from the exons ATGGCAAGCTCAGGatcaatgaagaagatgaatgtTGCTTGTGCGGTTCtaatgatgataatgatgatgagtAATATTGCACCCCAAGCACATGCAGTAGCATGTCCTGCAGTCTTTTCTTACTTGAGGCCTTGCATTACCTATTTGACTGGGGGAGGCGCCGGCGCCGTACCGACCAACTGCTGCACCGGTGTGAGGTCACTTAATGATGCAGCAAAAACCACTCCCGATCGCCAGACTGCCTGCGTATGCTTGAAATCCCTCTCAGGATCTTTGCCTGCTCAATCTGTTGCCGCCGCAGCCGGAATTCCTGGAAAATGCCGTGTCCCTGTTCCCTACAAGATTGACCCCAGAACTGACTGCTCCAAGtatctctctcctctctctctct cTCTCTCTCAATATTGA
- the LOC124912274 gene encoding non-specific lipid-transfer protein 1-like isoform X2, translating into MASSGSMKKMNVACAVLMMIMMMSNIAPQAHAVACPAVFSYLRPCITYLTGGGAGAVPTNCCTGVRSLNDAAKTTPDRQTACVCLKSLSGSLPAQSVAAAAGIPGKCRVPVPYKIDPRTDCSKVV; encoded by the exons ATGGCAAGCTCAGGatcaatgaagaagatgaatgtTGCTTGTGCGGTTCtaatgatgataatgatgatgagtAATATTGCACCCCAAGCACATGCAGTAGCATGTCCTGCAGTCTTTTCTTACTTGAGGCCTTGCATTACCTATTTGACTGGGGGAGGCGCCGGCGCCGTACCGACCAACTGCTGCACCGGTGTGAGGTCACTTAATGATGCAGCAAAAACCACTCCCGATCGCCAGACTGCCTGCGTATGCTTGAAATCCCTCTCAGGATCTTTGCCTGCTCAATCTGTTGCCGCCGCAGCCGGAATTCCTGGAAAATGCCGTGTCCCTGTTCCCTACAAGATTGACCCCAGAACTGACTGCTCCAA GGTGGTGTAA
- the LOC124912371 gene encoding non-specific lipid-transfer protein 1-like, with product MAISMKIAYVFLIVTLVINSNALQTEASLGCGDVINALMPCYGYMRSYGNTAVPAACCNGIRGLNDAARTTPDRQTACTCLKQIASNAPSGSVALAASLPQKCGISIPYKIDPRTDCSRVR from the exons ATGGCTATCTCAATGAAGATTGCTTATGTTTTTCTCATTGTAACCCTTGTGATAAACAGCAATGCTCTTCAAACCGAAGCTTCTTTAGGTTGTGGGGATGTAATTAATGCATTGATGCCATGTTATGGTTACATGAGGTCTTATGGGAATACTGCTGTCCCGGCCGCATGTTGTAATGGCATTAGGGGTTTGAATGATGCTGCAAGAACCACACCTGATCGTCAGACTGCATGCACTTGCTTGAAACAGATTGCATCTAATGCACCTTCTGGTTCGGTCGCTTTGGCTGCTTCTCTTCCACAAAAGTGTGGTATTTCGATTCCTTATAAGATTGACCCACGAACCGATTGCTCTAG GGTGCGTTGA
- the LOC124912136 gene encoding receptor-like protein kinase FERONIA, protein MDKIYASWTIMLIFVPLVLQIIVVLGADYVPTDKILLSCGSNSDATDSDGRKWTTDVGSKFASPNGNALASTASTQDPSVPSIPYLTSRIFKSNYVYSFPVAPGRKFIRLHFYPSSYSGLNSTNAIFSVTAGPYTLLKNFSAAQTAEALNFAFIVKEYSINVLTESINLTFTPSTTIPNSYAFVNGIEVISMPDIYNTADGTTSLVGQSAPFIIDNSTSLENAYRLNVGGNDISPTGDTGLYRSWYDDSPYIFGAAFGVTLFKDVNQTIAYLSGTPTYVAPLDVYSSARLMGPNPSINQNYNLTWIFTVDSGFAYLVRLHFCEIDPNITKVNQRVFNIYIGNRTAQNAADVLAWSRTDGVAIHQDYVVIVPSGPPQQDLWLAMNPNTASKPQFYDAILNGVEIFKVNDTSGNLAGPNPIPAPKQEKIDPLIPIGRSGARNNRSAVIGGTVVGGIVALFLVVLLVCFISRRRKNGKFSSPSDGPSGWLPLSLYGNSHTSGSTKTNTTGSIASSIPSNLCRHFSFAEIKAATKNFDESLILGVGGFGKVYKGEIDGGTMKVAVKRGNPLSEQGVNEFQTEIEMLSKLRHRHLVSLIGYCEENCEMILIYDYMAHGTLREHLYKTNKPPLPWKQRLEICIGAARGLHYLHTGAKHTIIHRDVKTTNILLDEKWVAKVSDFGLSKTGPTLDHTHVSTVVKGSFGYLDPEYFRRQQLTDKSDVYSFGVVLFEIILARPALNPTLPKEQVSLAEWALHCHKKGILDQLTDPYLKGKIAPECFKKIAETAVKCVSDQGIERPSMGDVLWNLEFALQLQESAEESGKGIDGGIGIDIEDDLIDLGGGKGKKDLEGSAGFDGSVTDSRSSGISMSIGGRSLASEDSDGLTPSAVFSQIMNPKGR, encoded by the coding sequence ATGGATAAAATCTACGCTTCCTGGACGATTATGTTGATATTTGTTCCATTGGTACTGCAAATCATTGTTGTATTAGGAGCTGATTATGTTCCAACTGATAAGATTCTTCTAAGCTGTGGATCGAATTCAGATGCAACAGATTCCGATGGTAGAAAATGGACTACAGATGTTGGATCGAAGTTTGCATCTCCGAATGGAAATGCATTAGCATCAACAGCTTCTACTCAAGATCCTTCGGTTCCTTCAATTCCTTACTTAACATCTCGAATATTCAAGTCAAACTACGTTTACAGTTTCCCTGTTGCGCCTGGTCGTAAATTCATCCGACTTCATTTCTATCCATCTTCATACTCGGGTCTAAACTCCACAAACGCCATATTCTCAGTAACTGCTGGACCGTATACACTTCTAAAGAACTTCAGTGCAGCACAAACAGCTGAAGCGTTGAATTTCGCTTTCATTGTGAAAGAGTATTCCATCAATGTGTTAACCGAATCTATAAACTTAACCTTCACCCCATCTACTACTATCCCTAATTCATATGCTTTTGTAAACGGAATTGAAGTCATCTCCATGCCTGATATCTACAATACAGCTGATGGAACCACCTCACTCGTCGGCCAATCTGCACCCTTCATCATAGACAATAGTACTTCTCTCGAAAATGCTTACCGACTGAACGTGGGTGGAAACGATATTTCACCTACAGGTGATACAGGTCTTTATAGATCATGGTATGATGATTCTCCTTATATTTTCGGGGCAGCTTTCGGGGTTACATTGTTTAAAGATGTAAATCAAACCATCGCGTATCTTTCGGGTACACCTACTTATGTTGCGCCCTTAGATGTTTATTCCTCGGCTAGACTTATGGGTCCGAATCCGAGCATCAACCAAAACTATAACTTGACTTGGATATTCACGGTGGACTCAGGGTTTGCTTATCTGGTTAGGCTTCATTTCTGCGAGATCGATCCCAATATCACCAAAGTAAACCAACGGGTATTCAATATCTATATCGGTAACAGAACTGCGCAAAATGCGGCTGATGTTCTCGCTTGGTCTAGAACCGACGGTGTTGCTATCCATCAAGATTACGTCGTTATAGTTCCTTCTGGCCCTCCGCAACAAGATCTTTGGCTTGCAATGAATCCTAATACCGCCTCGAAGCCCCAATTCTACGACGCGATCTTGAACGGAGTCGAGATTTTTAAAGTCAACGACACTTCGGGGAATCTGGCTGGCCCGAATCCTATCCCCGCCCCGAAACAAGAGAAAATTGACCCGTTGATTCCCATTGGCCGATCTGGAGCTCGTAATAATAGAAGCGCGGTGATCGGGGGAACTGTCGTTGGAGGGATAGTGGCGCTTTTTCTCGTAGTCTTGCTCGTTTGCTTCATTTCTCGTCGTCGTAAAAATGGGAAGTTTTCGAGTCCGAGTGACGGACCCTCTGGTTGGCTTCCTTTGTCTTTATACGGAAATTCGCATACTTCAGGTTCTACCAAAACCAACACCACCGGAAGCATTGCATCTTCTATACCGTCAAACCTATGCCGTCACTTTTCATTCGCCGAAATAAAAGCTGCCACGAAAAACTTCGACGAGTCTCTAATCCTCGGTGTAGGAGGTTTCGGGAAAGTGTACAAAGGTGAAATAGATGGCGGAACTATGAAGGTGGCTGTTAAGAGAGGAAATCCTCTTTCGGAACAAGGCGTTAACGAATTCCAAACGGAGATCGAAATGCTCTCGAAGCTTAGACACAGACACCTTGTTTCCTTAATCGGTTATTGCGAGGAGAACTGCGAAATGATACTCATCTACGATTACATGGCCCATGGAACACTCAGAGAGCATCTATACAAGACCAACAAGCCTCCGTTACCATGGAAACAAAGGCTCGAGATTTGCATAGGAGCAGCTCGTGGTTTGCATTATCTCCACACTGGGGCAAAGCACACCATCATCCATCGCGACGTCAAAACAACCAACATTCTGCTCGACGAGAAATGGGTCGCAAAGGTCTCCGACTTCGGATTGTCGAAAACAGGTCCCACTTTAGACCACACTCATGTCAGCACTGTTGTGAAAGGAAGCTTCGGGTATCTCGATCCTGAATATTTCAGGCGACAACAACTAACTGACAAATCCGACGTTTACTCGTTTGGAGTCGTTCTATTCGAGATCATCTTAGCTCGTCCCGCCTTAAACCCAACCCTTCCAAAAGAACAAGTCAGTTTAGCCGAGTGGGCGTTACATTGTCATAAAAAGGGTATTCTCGATCAACTAACCGATCCTTACCTAAAAGGAAAGATTGCTCCTGAATGCTTTAAAAAGATAGCAGAGACAGCGGTTAAGTGCGTTTCAGATCAGGGTATTGAACGACCCTCCATGGGGGACGTGCTGTGGAATCTCGAGTTTGCTCTTCAGCTTCAAGAGAGCGCGGAGGAAAGTGGGAAGGGAATCGACGGAGGAATTGGTATCGACATTGAAGATGATCTGATTGATTTGGGAGGAGGTAAGGGGAAGAAAGATTTAGAAGGTTCAGCCGGTTTTGATGGAAGCGTAACTGATTCAAGGAGCAGCGGGATATCGATGAGCATTGGTGGCCGCAGCTTAGCAAGCGAAGATTCCGACGGTCTGACACCAAGTGCCGTGTTTTCGCAGATCATGAATCCGAAAGGACGTTGA